From the genome of Nitrosopumilus sp., one region includes:
- a CDS encoding RNA polymerase Rbp10: MINMVEENIEEELEEVPVETFEVNYSCLRCGTSVSNTELSRLPEIKCICGFRVFTKDRPPVVKTVKAI; the protein is encoded by the coding sequence ATGATTAACATGGTTGAAGAAAATATTGAAGAAGAGCTAGAAGAAGTTCCTGTTGAAACTTTTGAAGTAAATTATTCTTGCTTGAGATGTGGAACCAGTGTTTCAAACACTGAGCTGTCTAGGTTGCCTGAAATCAAATGCATTTGTGGGTTTAGGGTGTTTACTAAGGATAGACCTCCAGTAGTAAAAACCGTAAAAGCAATTTAG
- a CDS encoding tetratricopeptide repeat protein: MGLFGSKENVDDLMYDAMSMMEKNQPKGAIPLFNKILKQDSENTPALFNKGLALNQIKKYSDAITCFDKLLEINPKDSQAFNNKGIAMAENGNIQAAAECYDGAIEADPKNAASYFNKGVLLDKLQEREDAIEALEKAIMLEPRKPNALFYKGIILGKMKKHEESLNCFEKVHKNHPSHMDAFFHKGIELAELGKHEKALEIFDKILSKHNDNVNIIYAKSRSKAELGMYPESLELLKQAISKNPKTIRTWAKEEPIFAKLHENEQFKKLVKL; encoded by the coding sequence ATGGGATTGTTTGGGTCAAAAGAGAACGTAGACGATTTGATGTACGATGCCATGTCCATGATGGAAAAGAATCAACCAAAGGGAGCCATCCCACTATTCAATAAAATTCTAAAACAAGATTCAGAAAATACCCCAGCATTATTCAACAAGGGCCTAGCTCTAAATCAGATCAAAAAATACAGCGATGCAATTACATGTTTTGATAAATTATTGGAAATCAACCCAAAGGACTCTCAAGCATTTAACAACAAAGGAATAGCAATGGCAGAAAATGGAAACATTCAGGCAGCTGCAGAATGCTATGACGGGGCGATAGAGGCAGATCCAAAAAATGCAGCATCATATTTCAACAAAGGAGTGCTTCTTGACAAATTACAGGAGAGAGAAGACGCGATAGAGGCGTTGGAGAAGGCCATAATGCTAGAGCCAAGAAAACCAAATGCATTGTTTTACAAGGGAATCATACTGGGTAAAATGAAAAAGCATGAAGAATCTTTGAATTGCTTTGAAAAGGTTCACAAGAATCACCCAAGTCACATGGATGCATTTTTTCACAAGGGAATAGAGTTGGCAGAATTGGGAAAACATGAAAAAGCGTTGGAAATTTTTGACAAAATTTTATCAAAACACAATGACAACGTGAACATAATCTATGCAAAATCCAGAAGCAAGGCAGAATTGGGAATGTATCCAGAATCATTAGAGTTGCTAAAGCAAGCAATCTCAAAAAATCCCAAAACAATCAGAACATGGGCAAAAGAAGAGCCGATTTTTGCAAAATTACACGAAAATGAACAGTTTAAAAAACTGGTAAAACTATAG
- a CDS encoding SHOCT domain-containing protein, with translation MGNKKGGYIDKFLKKADRAIQEGVKNADEVLEEAVELGSMTAKQASKTSKELHNQAKKESEALQKRGIVKINDGISTARKVTSNTHDDLEILEKLGRLRKTHVITEEEFKAKKKKILDRI, from the coding sequence ATGGGAAATAAAAAAGGCGGATATATCGATAAATTTCTAAAAAAGGCGGACAGGGCTATTCAAGAAGGAGTCAAAAATGCTGATGAAGTGTTGGAAGAAGCCGTAGAGCTGGGCTCAATGACGGCAAAACAAGCTTCCAAAACAAGCAAAGAGCTGCACAATCAAGCAAAAAAAGAAAGCGAGGCGTTACAAAAAAGGGGAATTGTAAAAATTAATGACGGAATATCCACTGCAAGAAAAGTTACCTCAAACACTCATGATGACCTGGAGATATTGGAAAAGCTAGGCAGATTAAGAAAAACGCATGTGATTACAGAAGAAGAATTTAAAGCAAAGAAGAAGAAAATTTTGGACAGAATATAG
- a CDS encoding TIGR00725 family protein produces MVRKRQILVIGHNTNGCTPEHDKAAYDVGVEIAKSDSVLLTGGLGGVMTAASRGAKDANGLTIGIIPQDDASLANEFCDIVIPTGMGFTRDFLNALSADGIVVVGGGSGTLSEVCAGYMHKKPMVAIRNLKGPVAQYIDGYLDHRENVKLVGADNAQDAVKKILELIA; encoded by the coding sequence ATGGTAAGGAAACGACAGATCTTGGTAATTGGTCATAATACCAACGGATGTACGCCCGAACATGACAAGGCTGCATACGATGTTGGGGTGGAAATTGCAAAATCTGACTCTGTTTTGCTAACTGGAGGTTTGGGCGGTGTCATGACTGCTGCATCACGTGGGGCAAAAGATGCAAACGGTCTGACGATCGGTATAATCCCTCAAGATGACGCATCATTGGCCAATGAATTTTGTGATATTGTAATACCTACGGGGATGGGATTTACCCGTGACTTTCTGAACGCATTGAGTGCTGATGGGATAGTTGTCGTGGGTGGAGGTTCTGGGACTTTGTCTGAGGTCTGTGCAGGCTACATGCACAAAAAACCGATGGTTGCAATTAGGAATCTGAAAGGCCCCGTGGCACAATACATTGACGGGTATTTAGATCATAGAGAAAATGTGAAACTTGTAGGTGCAGACAATGCTCAGGATGCTGTCAAAAAGATTCTAGAGTTGATTGCTTAG
- a CDS encoding 30S ribosomal protein S10, with amino-acid sequence MTQTARVKLTSTNLPKLDVVCGEIMGIGKKTGVKVKGPTPLPVKRLHVATRKSPCGSGTETYEKWEMKMHRRIININADDKAIRQLMRLKIPDDVYIELSLT; translated from the coding sequence ATGACTCAAACTGCCCGTGTTAAACTCACTTCAACTAACCTTCCTAAATTGGATGTCGTATGTGGGGAAATTATGGGCATTGGTAAAAAAACTGGAGTCAAAGTAAAAGGCCCCACTCCTCTTCCTGTTAAGAGACTACATGTTGCCACTAGAAAATCACCTTGTGGGAGTGGTACTGAAACCTATGAGAAATGGGAAATGAAAATGCACCGAAGAATTATCAACATTAATGCAGATGATAAAGCAATACGACAGCTAATGAGGCTGAAAATTCCTGATGACGTCTACATTGAATTGTCTCTGACATAA
- a CDS encoding response regulator, whose amino-acid sequence MSTNIIEKNKKENIDLLQIEQFSDLDISEKDIVVIEPNSTIAITIRKFLNKVGFENIQVCQEAKEGIEIFSHFINNETNVPIIIDSGSDKNIKNTIKEILEIQPNANVIISTVKEKTDPEILKLFDIGVSSVLYKPFTFENVKKSFSHMVEEIEEPIVEERKEPIVEERDTEKEFENVLLSHKQITDNEFKDIYKIKKSEVDEIIKNALNNRTITLDKEISEAACNQCDSTNITYTSECPQCNGINFKQKDLVEHYGCGEIYPKESEYKTCPKCNKEIGSVGTQYREFAGYHVCSSCDGRFDRPTFKFVCFDCGNSFIDVLASWKKSKMYKTQR is encoded by the coding sequence ATGTCAACAAACATAATTGAAAAAAACAAGAAAGAAAACATAGATTTACTACAAATCGAACAGTTTTCAGATTTAGACATTTCAGAAAAAGACATAGTCGTGATAGAGCCAAATAGTACGATCGCAATTACAATACGTAAATTTCTCAACAAGGTAGGTTTTGAAAATATTCAGGTATGCCAAGAAGCAAAAGAAGGCATAGAGATATTCTCACATTTTATAAATAATGAGACCAATGTTCCAATAATCATAGACAGTGGTTCAGACAAAAATATCAAAAATACCATAAAAGAGATATTGGAAATTCAGCCTAATGCCAATGTAATAATTTCAACAGTAAAAGAAAAAACAGATCCAGAAATATTGAAGTTATTTGACATAGGAGTATCCTCAGTACTATACAAGCCATTTACCTTTGAGAATGTTAAAAAATCTTTTTCACACATGGTTGAAGAAATAGAAGAACCCATTGTAGAGGAAAGAAAAGAACCCATTGTAGAGGAAAGAGACACAGAAAAAGAATTTGAAAACGTATTGCTTTCACATAAGCAGATAACAGACAACGAATTCAAAGATATTTACAAAATAAAAAAATCAGAGGTTGATGAAATAATAAAGAATGCACTGAACAATAGAACCATAACATTAGACAAAGAGATATCAGAAGCTGCATGTAATCAATGTGACTCTACAAACATCACATACACCTCAGAATGTCCACAATGTAACGGAATTAATTTTAAACAAAAAGATCTTGTAGAGCATTATGGTTGTGGGGAAATATATCCAAAAGAATCAGAGTATAAAACATGTCCCAAGTGCAACAAAGAAATTGGCTCTGTAGGCACACAATATAGAGAGTTTGCAGGATATCATGTTTGCTCCAGTTGTGACGGGCGATTTGACAGACCCACGTTCAAGTTTGTATGTTTTGATTGCGGCAATAGTTTCATTGATGTGTTAGCATCATGGAAAAAAAGTAAGATGTACAAGACTCAGAGATAA
- a CDS encoding cupin domain-containing protein — MSLRRDSEIDSIQGSEGTTIKQYFHPHNTLNGINYSLAQFTLEPGKKSKLHKIRSSEIYYILEGNGRLNINENSYIMEKNDSAYVPPNSKQCIENSGKSDLKFLCIVEPAWKIYNETLLE, encoded by the coding sequence ATGTCATTACGTAGAGATTCTGAGATAGACTCAATCCAAGGCAGCGAAGGAACTACAATCAAGCAATATTTTCATCCCCACAACACATTAAACGGAATCAATTACAGTCTGGCACAATTTACATTAGAGCCTGGAAAAAAATCCAAACTTCACAAGATTCGTTCATCTGAAATTTACTACATCCTGGAAGGAAATGGAAGACTGAACATTAACGAAAACTCGTACATCATGGAAAAGAATGATTCGGCTTATGTTCCTCCAAATTCCAAACAATGCATCGAGAACTCAGGAAAGAGTGATTTGAAGTTTTTATGCATTGTTGAACCCGCATGGAAGATATACAATGAAACACTGTTGGAATAG
- a CDS encoding 3-hydroxyacyl-CoA dehydrogenase family protein translates to MKLKNITILGSGVMGHGIAQVSATAGYNVVLRDIKQEFLDKAMEKVKWSLDKLVSKEKISKDEGDAIFARITPIVDLNEAVKDAEMVIEVVPEIMDLKKKVYAELDKAALPDVIFASNTSTLPITEIANTTSRPEKFIGIHFFNPPQLMKLVEIIPGEKTSQEITDLTQEYVKSVNKQAVLCRKDVPGFIINRLFIPMVHEACFVKDRTGATLEEIDSAVKFNLGFPMGIFELADFTGMDVIHKATSEMHLRDKKVIYPHPLVEKMFDEKKLGQKSGEGYYKYSDDKYERVSLSEELAAKCNPIQIVANILNNAAWLITNGASDIEEIEKAAQLGLGLKKPLFETAKEIGIKNIVSELNRLADEHGEFYRPDPLLVSMQ, encoded by the coding sequence ATGAAGCTAAAAAACATCACAATTTTAGGTTCTGGAGTCATGGGACATGGAATTGCCCAGGTTTCAGCGACTGCAGGATATAACGTAGTATTACGAGACATCAAACAAGAGTTTTTGGACAAAGCCATGGAGAAAGTGAAATGGAGTTTGGACAAGCTAGTTTCCAAAGAAAAAATATCCAAAGATGAAGGAGATGCAATTTTTGCAAGAATAACCCCAATAGTGGATTTGAACGAGGCAGTAAAGGATGCAGAGATGGTAATTGAGGTGGTTCCAGAGATAATGGATCTTAAGAAAAAAGTCTACGCGGAATTAGACAAGGCCGCATTACCAGATGTGATTTTTGCATCAAATACAAGCACACTTCCAATTACCGAGATTGCAAATACTACATCGCGTCCGGAGAAATTCATAGGAATTCATTTTTTCAACCCACCTCAGTTGATGAAACTGGTGGAAATCATTCCAGGAGAAAAAACATCACAGGAAATTACTGACCTAACTCAGGAATACGTAAAATCAGTTAACAAGCAAGCCGTACTATGCAGAAAGGATGTTCCAGGATTCATAATTAACAGACTGTTCATCCCGATGGTTCATGAAGCATGCTTTGTAAAAGATAGAACAGGTGCGACATTGGAAGAGATCGATTCTGCCGTGAAATTCAATCTTGGATTTCCGATGGGAATATTTGAATTGGCAGACTTTACTGGCATGGATGTAATTCACAAAGCCACATCAGAGATGCATCTGCGTGACAAAAAGGTAATTTATCCACATCCGCTAGTTGAAAAAATGTTTGATGAGAAAAAGCTAGGGCAAAAATCAGGAGAAGGATACTACAAGTATTCAGATGACAAGTATGAACGAGTGTCACTTTCAGAAGAACTGGCTGCAAAATGCAATCCAATTCAGATTGTAGCCAACATCCTAAACAATGCAGCATGGCTCATTACAAACGGTGCCAGTGACATTGAAGAGATCGAAAAGGCAGCTCAATTGGGATTGGGACTAAAGAAACCGCTGTTTGAAACTGCAAAAGAAATAGGAATCAAAAACATTGTAAGTGAGTTAAACAGGCTTGCCGATGAGCATGGAGAGTTTTACAGGCCCGACCCGTTGCTAGTATCCATGCAGTAG
- a CDS encoding fructose 1,6-bisphosphatase — MKITVSVIKADVGGIGGHTRPSDALIQAVRDTVNNSKHLLIDYYIGYCGDDVHIVMSHRHGVDNKEIHKMAWDAFMAGTQVAKRQGLYGAGQDLLKDSFSGNIKGMGPGVAEMEFDERQNEAFTVFAADKTEPGAFNYPIYRMFVDALSNTGLIVNTNLADGVIINVMDVEQGKVAAMELWKDKPTLEAALMYPGRYVVDTVTTKEGEPILAASTDRLHNIAGTYVGKDDPILLVRTQKLFPATEEVGSVFNNPHYVAGNTRGSHNMPLMPVKLNSAATINFCIPIVESLVFSMHEGKFTGPFDGFSTPDWDYIREIATKKAITIRSQGFIHPATLVPSELEYAEGYKARMAVLEEKMKPIDGAGGNSSDGSNKKENYEDPD, encoded by the coding sequence ATGAAGATCACAGTCTCCGTAATCAAGGCCGACGTTGGCGGAATAGGAGGCCATACAAGACCAAGCGATGCCCTGATTCAGGCAGTCAGAGATACGGTTAACAATTCAAAACATTTGCTTATCGACTATTACATAGGATACTGCGGAGATGACGTCCACATTGTCATGTCCCATAGACACGGAGTGGACAACAAGGAAATCCACAAGATGGCATGGGATGCATTCATGGCAGGAACCCAGGTCGCAAAGAGACAGGGACTGTATGGTGCAGGGCAAGACTTGCTAAAGGATTCATTTTCAGGAAACATCAAGGGAATGGGTCCCGGAGTAGCCGAAATGGAATTCGACGAAAGACAAAACGAGGCATTTACAGTATTTGCAGCAGACAAGACAGAGCCAGGCGCATTTAACTATCCGATTTACAGAATGTTTGTAGACGCACTAAGCAATACAGGACTTATTGTAAACACAAACCTTGCAGACGGCGTGATAATCAATGTCATGGACGTCGAGCAGGGCAAGGTTGCGGCAATGGAGCTGTGGAAGGACAAGCCAACACTGGAGGCAGCACTAATGTATCCTGGAAGATACGTAGTGGATACGGTCACTACAAAGGAAGGAGAACCAATCCTTGCAGCATCAACTGACAGGCTGCACAACATTGCAGGAACCTACGTCGGAAAGGACGACCCAATTCTGTTAGTGAGAACACAAAAGCTATTTCCAGCAACCGAAGAGGTAGGCAGTGTCTTTAACAATCCACACTATGTCGCAGGAAACACAAGGGGAAGTCACAACATGCCGTTAATGCCAGTAAAGCTAAACTCAGCTGCAACAATTAATTTCTGCATTCCAATTGTCGAATCACTTGTATTCAGCATGCATGAAGGAAAGTTTACGGGACCATTTGACGGATTCTCCACTCCGGACTGGGACTATATCAGGGAGATTGCAACCAAAAAGGCAATTACCATCAGAAGTCAGGGATTCATCCATCCTGCAACGCTGGTTCCATCCGAGCTTGAATATGCGGAAGGATACAAGGCAAGAATGGCAGTGTTAGAGGAAAAGATGAAGCCCATAGACGGTGCAGGCGGAAACAGCTCTGACGGCAGCAACAAGAAAGAAAACTACGAAGATCCGGACTAG
- a CDS encoding HIT domain-containing protein, protein MDCIFCKIVSGNVDAKILSETVHSISFLDAFPLAKGHVLVIPKSHHQKIQDMSKEENADLFSLVHTILSKVDSVTGATLMAAHNGKDAGQEVPHVHVHLVPRSIDDSAGAIHSMFDSDLILSESELGELHDELKV, encoded by the coding sequence GTGGATTGCATTTTTTGTAAAATCGTTTCAGGCAATGTTGATGCAAAAATTCTAAGTGAGACTGTCCATTCGATCTCCTTTTTAGATGCATTTCCTTTGGCCAAAGGCCATGTACTTGTAATTCCAAAAAGTCATCACCAAAAAATTCAAGACATGAGCAAAGAAGAAAATGCTGACTTGTTTTCTCTTGTTCATACAATTCTATCCAAGGTTGATTCTGTGACTGGTGCGACATTGATGGCTGCGCATAACGGAAAAGATGCGGGACAAGAAGTGCCGCATGTACACGTACATCTAGTTCCTCGCAGTATTGATGATTCTGCGGGTGCAATTCACAGCATGTTTGATTCTGATTTAATCCTGTCTGAGTCTGAATTGGGTGAATTGCATGATGAATTGAAAGTTTAG
- the tuf gene encoding translation elongation factor EF-1 subunit alpha, giving the protein MADKQHLNLIITGHIDNGKSTTMGHFLMDLGVVDERTIAAHGVESEKTGKGDTFKYAWVMDNIKDERERGITIDLAFQKFESAKYFFTLIDAPGHRDFIKNMITGASEADAAILVLSAKEGETDTAIAAGGQAREHAFLLKTLGVSQLIVAINKMDAVEYKEDAFKAAVEKGQKLVRSVGYKLDDVPFVPVSGWKGDNLVKKSENMDWYKGKTLLEAFDDFTVAEKPIGKPLRVPVQDVYTITGVGTVPVGRVETGIMKAGQKIIVMPSGALGEIKSIETHHTEMPTAEAGDNIGFNLRGIEKKDIKRGDVLGTPDAPPNVAKEFKAQIIVIHHPTAIAPGYTPVMHAHTTQVAATVTEFLQKINPATGAVEEENPKFLKVGDSAMVKIRPVRPTCIETFQEFPEMGRFALRDMGATIAAGIVKEITEEYKP; this is encoded by the coding sequence ATGGCAGATAAACAACATTTGAACCTGATCATAACAGGTCATATTGATAATGGTAAATCTACAACTATGGGGCATTTTTTGATGGATCTTGGAGTTGTTGATGAAAGAACAATTGCAGCACATGGTGTTGAATCCGAGAAGACTGGAAAGGGTGATACTTTCAAGTATGCTTGGGTCATGGATAACATCAAAGATGAAAGAGAAAGAGGAATCACAATTGATCTTGCATTTCAAAAGTTTGAATCTGCAAAGTACTTCTTTACTTTAATTGATGCTCCAGGTCACAGGGATTTCATTAAAAACATGATCACTGGTGCATCTGAAGCAGATGCAGCAATCTTAGTGCTTTCTGCAAAAGAGGGTGAAACTGATACTGCAATTGCAGCAGGTGGTCAAGCCAGAGAGCACGCTTTCTTACTAAAGACACTTGGTGTCAGTCAACTCATTGTTGCCATTAACAAAATGGATGCCGTTGAATACAAAGAAGATGCATTCAAAGCAGCCGTAGAGAAAGGTCAAAAACTAGTAAGATCTGTAGGCTACAAATTAGATGATGTCCCATTTGTTCCAGTTTCTGGATGGAAGGGTGATAATTTAGTTAAAAAATCTGAGAACATGGATTGGTACAAGGGTAAGACACTACTTGAAGCATTTGATGACTTTACAGTAGCTGAGAAACCTATTGGTAAACCTCTCCGCGTTCCAGTTCAAGACGTCTATACAATTACCGGTGTCGGCACTGTACCTGTTGGTAGAGTTGAGACTGGTATCATGAAGGCCGGTCAGAAAATCATCGTAATGCCTTCTGGTGCACTTGGTGAAATTAAATCTATTGAAACACATCATACAGAAATGCCCACTGCAGAAGCAGGTGATAATATTGGCTTTAACCTGAGAGGTATTGAAAAGAAAGATATCAAAAGAGGAGATGTTCTTGGTACTCCTGACGCCCCACCAAATGTTGCAAAGGAATTCAAGGCACAAATCATCGTAATTCACCATCCAACTGCGATTGCTCCTGGTTACACTCCAGTAATGCACGCACATACAACACAAGTTGCAGCAACTGTCACTGAATTCCTTCAAAAAATTAATCCTGCAACCGGTGCAGTAGAGGAAGAAAATCCAAAGTTCCTTAAAGTTGGAGATTCTGCAATGGTAAAAATCAGACCAGTGAGGCCAACTTGTATTGAAACTTTCCAAGAATTCCCTGAGATGGGTAGATTTGCCCTTAGGGATATGGGTGCCACTATCGCAGCAGGTATTGTGAAAGAAATCACTGAAGAGTACAAACCATAG
- a CDS encoding DnaJ domain-containing protein, producing the protein MKLFLTYDKSLLLVNTYQAVKVLNVSQDASQEEIKAAYRKKALEAHPDRNQDNKEDSEFKKVIEAYTYLKKNYKQKKKSAYQDSSKTKPKSDFRRRPQWGAPDDGSIPEQDWGKYTREFEEGDPAFWKEYERKFWEDYNARVRPDGRNGEYEKAKEPDKQPNLFVDVDKSLCIGCCSCEIIAPDVFEINKSSRTNPKSSVINQKGAGINKIMNAAETCPTKAISVENSDTRERLFPH; encoded by the coding sequence ATGAAACTGTTTTTAACATATGACAAATCTCTATTGCTAGTGAACACGTATCAAGCAGTAAAAGTATTGAATGTGAGTCAAGATGCAAGCCAGGAGGAGATCAAGGCAGCATACAGAAAGAAAGCACTAGAAGCGCATCCAGATAGAAATCAAGACAACAAAGAAGATTCAGAATTTAAAAAAGTCATAGAAGCTTACACGTATCTCAAAAAAAATTACAAACAGAAAAAGAAATCAGCGTATCAAGATTCAAGCAAAACCAAGCCAAAGAGCGACTTTAGACGAAGACCACAATGGGGCGCACCTGATGATGGAAGCATCCCGGAACAAGATTGGGGAAAATATACGCGTGAATTTGAAGAGGGAGATCCCGCTTTTTGGAAAGAGTACGAAAGAAAGTTTTGGGAAGACTATAACGCACGTGTTCGTCCAGACGGACGAAACGGAGAATATGAAAAGGCGAAAGAGCCGGACAAGCAACCGAATCTTTTCGTAGACGTGGACAAAAGTTTGTGCATAGGATGTTGCAGTTGTGAAATTATCGCGCCGGATGTTTTTGAGATAAACAAGTCAAGCAGAACAAATCCCAAATCATCAGTAATCAATCAGAAGGGAGCAGGAATCAATAAAATAATGAATGCAGCAGAAACATGTCCCACAAAAGCAATCAGCGTAGAGAATTCAGACACAAGAGAAAGGCTATTCCCGCACTAA